From the Ostrinia nubilalis chromosome 16, ilOstNubi1.1, whole genome shotgun sequence genome, one window contains:
- the LOC135079477 gene encoding uncharacterized protein LOC135079477, which produces MEKSAEHSVYEQLKKIQLGLQIQIEKTHTNFKKVPKDRLSWNYIEMKINLLDQLWEKFQNNQIKLIENTDSDESQDDTIFNTYSEVEDEYVSTKETMLKKQCEYPRPTKSNDGTENKDSEISTQQIKLPPIQIPSFDGSYYNWIPFSDQFVSLVHNNKSLSKVNKLHLLKQNLKGEAATLLKHIPVTEGNYDSAWLKLKERYSNKRVIINSYLQRLMSLKIITTENAIPIKNLLDTTTECLSGLKGIGVDTSSWDPMIVYLLTSKLDNESLKGWEQEISKYDNETLPTFEDLSKYLESRFRSLERIQSTKGNLRTYTKPTTINTEKRVFYNTPKEGCVLCGEDHYVYKCQGFIQMSIQDKKAFIEKNNLCFNCMIPNHAVKQCKQKSRCRICGKRHHTLIHTEYHNNKPPENNERQDNSTQGYKETQNTQTKERENIATHYAMEAGVQHTTNILLATALVKVTAENGRTLQLRALIDQGSEGSFITEKAAQDLGLKKQYDRTFKLPVKAYVLRSLTRLLPSRQVDMQWKHIQGLQLADPHYGTPASIDLLLGAEVYSNIILEGVKPGSHNTPLAQNTRLGWILSGEINLTYANDSKHNVINMHISTHQEDNDILQKFWELESGDTYKNKKQLTEEEQKCETIFEETYTRDSKGRYIVEIPFKQKNLDYGNTKQIAEKRLEYLEKKLDKDKELKTEYTRVLMEYMQLNHMEEITNNENETTCNSFYMPHHAVLKPEKTTSKLRIVFDASCKGPNGKSLNDNMLIGPKLQQDLRQIVMRWRKPEIAFTSDCVKMYRQIKVTNESANYQKILWRVNGELKEFRLTRVTFGTACAPYLATKTLQQLAADEEKNFPIASKIAKTDFYMDDLLSGADNLEDAFEIYSQMTNLMNAGGFQLQKWASNKSEFEEQIENGDSKTDEAYILKSETIIKTLGIRWNKNTDKFQYDINLRPPTNHVTKRFILGEISRLFDPMGWLAPVVVVAKIIIQKLWLARVTWDEDVPKDIETEWFNFCNDLEQAKNIYVNRWLNTNNNDLKIELHGYSDASQSAYAAAVYLRVVKADGTIHVRLITAKTRVAPIKTVSIPRLELCGAVLLTKLLHETAECLDVAPADIHAYTDSTIVLAWLQCHPSRWKTFIANRTSEILTVLPATCWSYVESTQNPADVASRGAPPSQLLQSDLWWSGPEELLKKDLTYKQLKENTTDLEKKKEKINVFKNTITENEDFDLLRRYSSLTKLLRVTAYILRFFTKEKPREIHLTGIEINKAREVCIRLCQKEVFQDEIERISTNKNVRKDTFKRFVARRGKCSDMWSDNGTNLTAGNKELRKLFDKSTENLQSEVKNILANDGTTWHHIPPSAPHFGGLWEAGVKSIKFHLKRVLGNTTLTYEEMSTVTSQIEACLNSRPISPMSDDPTDLLPLTPGHFLLGESPTIVPEESYLDSNINRLTRWQLTQRMFQDFWKRWSSEYLSRLQQRPKWMTKQPNFKTGDLVLLRDDSLPPSKWSLGRVVESYPGEDNLVRVISVKCKNSIVKRPITKVCYLPN; this is translated from the exons ATGGAAAAAAGTGCTGAACATAGTGTCTatgaacaattaaaaaaaatacaactaggcttacaaatacaaatagaaAAAACACATACTAACTTTAAAAAAGTACCTAAAGACCGTTTATCATGGAATTACATCGAAATGAAAATAAACTTACTTGATCAATTGTGGGAAAAGTTTCAAAACAatcagattaaattgatcgAAAACACGGATAGTGACGAATCGCAAGATGACACCATTTTCAACACATATAGCGAAGTCGAAGATGAGTATGTGAGCACAAAGGAAACGATGTTGAAAAAACAGTGTGAATATCCACGTCCAACTAAATCCAACGATGGAACTGAAAACAAAGATTCAGAAATTTCAACACAACAAATTAAACTTCCTCCAATACAGATTCCAAGCTTCGATGGAAGTTACTATAACTGGATTCCATTTTCTGATCAGTTTGTTTCACTTGTACATAACAACAAATCTCTTAGTAAAGTCAACAAACTACATTTACTGAAACAAAACTTAAAAGGAGAAGCCGCAACTTTACTTAAACACATACCTGTCACTGAAGGCAATTATGACTCAGCTTGGTTAAAACTGAAGGAGAGATACAGCAACAAAAGagttataataaattcatatttGCAAAGATTGAtgtcacttaaaattataacAACGGAAAATGCGATCCCTATCAAGAATTTATTAGACACAACAACGGAATGTTTGAGCGGATTAAAAGGCATCGGAGTAGACACAAGTTCTTGGGACCCAATGATAGTTTACCTACTGACAAGCAAGTTAGATAATGAATCCTTAAAAGGTTGGGAACAAGAAATAAGCAAATACGATAACGAGACACTACCAACATTCGAAGACCTTTCAAAATACTTAGAGTCAAGATTTAGATCACTGGAAAGAATTCAATCAACAAAGGGAAACTTACGTACATATACAAAACCTACGACTATAAATACAGAAAAAAGAGTATTTTACAATACGCCTAAAGAGGGTTGTGTACTTTGTGGCGAAGACCACTATGTTTACAAATGTCAAGGCTTTATACAAATGTCCATTCAAGACAAGAAAGCATTTATTGAGAAGAACAACCTTTGTTTCAATTGCATGATACCTAACCATGCAGTGAAACAATGTAAACAAAAGTCAAGATGTCGCATTTGTGGAAAACGCCATCACACGCTCATTCATACTGAGTATCACAACAACAAACCTCCTGAAAATAACGAACGACAAGACAATTCAACCCAAGGATACAAAGAGACACAAAACACACAGACAAAAGAGAGAGAAAACATAGCAACACATTACGCAATGGAAGCTGGAGTCCAACATACAACTAACATCTTGTTAGCCACGGCACTTGTCAAGGTGACCGCCGAGAACGGACGTACACTACAACTACGAGCACTTATCGATCAAGGGTCTGAAGGATCATTCATCACCGAGAAAGCTGCACAAGACCTGGGTCTTAAAAAAC AATATGACAGAACATTCAAACTCCCAGTAAAGGCATATGTGCTAAGGTCATTGACCCGTCTTCTACCGTCAAGACAAGTTGACATGCAATGGAAACACATACAAGGTTTACAACTAGCTGATCCACATTACGGCACACCAGCTTCAATAGATCTTCTTCTTGGAGCTGAAGTCTACAGTAACATTATATTGGAGGGTGTGAAACCTGGGTCTCATAATACACCATTAGCACAGAATACTAGACTCGGGTGGATTTTATCTGGAGAGATCAACTTAACTTATGCCAATGACTCAAAACATAACGTAATCAACATGCACATATCAACACATCAAGAAGATAACGACATTTTACAAAAATTCTGGGAACTTGAATCTGGAGAcacatacaaaaacaaaaaacaattaacTGAAGAAGAACAAAAATGCGAGACAATCTTTGAAGAAACATACACCAGAGACAGTAAAGGAAGATACATAGTTGAGATTCCATTTAAACAGAAGAATTTGGACTATGGCAACACGAAACAAATAGCAGAGAAAAGATTAGAATACCTAGAGAAGAAACTTGACAAAGACAAGGAACTGAAGACAGAATACACAAGAGTTTTGATGGAGTACATGCAACTGAACCACATGGAAGAGATAACCAATAACGAAAACGAGACCACATGTAATTCCTTTTACATGCCTCATCACGCTGTGCTAAAACCAGAGAAAACAACATCTAAACTAAGAATAGTATTTGATGCATCATGCAAGGGTCCTAATGGAAAATCCCTCAATGACAACATGTTAATTGGCCCTAAACTACAGCAAGATTTGAGACAAATTGTTATGAGATGGCGTAAACCTGAAATCGCCTTTACATCAGACTGTGTTAAAATGTATCGTCAAATTAAAGTAACCAATGAGAGCGCTAACTATCAGAAAATTTTATGGCGAGTAAACGGTGAATTAAAGGAATTTCGACTTACCAGAGTTACATTTGGCACAGCTTGCGCACCTTATCTTGCTACAAAAACTCTCCAACAACTAGCAGCAGATGAAGAAAAGAATTTCCCCATAGCTTCTAAAATTGCAAAAACAGACTTTTACATGGACGATCTACTTTCTGGAGCTGACAACTTAGAAGACGCCTTTGAAATTTATTCCCAAATGAcaaatttaatgaatgctgGAGGATTTCAATTGCAAAAATGGGCAAGTAACAAATCAGAGTTTGAGGAACAAATAGAAAATGGTGATTCCAAAACAGATGAAGCGTACATACTGAAATCAGAaactattataaaaactttgGGAATCAGAtggaataaaaatacagacaaatTTCAGTATGACATAAACTTACGACCTCCAACGAATCATGTCACAAAAAGATTTATTCTTGGTGAAATATCACGACTATTTGACCCGATGGGATGGCTGGCTCCGGTTGTTGTGGTAGCTAAAATAATCATACAAAAATTATGGTTGGCTAGAGTTACATGGGACGAAGATGTTCCAAAAGATATAGAGACAGAATGGTTCAACTTCTGCAATGACCTGGAACAAGCAAAAAATATATACGTAAATAGATGGTTAAACACAAACAACAATGATCTAAAGATAGAATTGCATGGTTATAGTGACGCATCACAGAGTGCGTACGCAGCAGCCGTTTATTTACGAGTCGTCAAGGCTGATGGAACCATACACGTTCGCCTTATTACAGCAAAAACTCGAGTCGCCCCAATCAAGACCGTCTCCATACCAAGACTCGAATTATGTGGTGCTGTACTTTTGACAAAATTACTACACGAAACAGCTGAATGCCTTGATGTAGCTCCTGCTGACATTCATGCTTATACAGACTCGACTATAGTATTAGCGTGGCTACAATGCCACCCTTCAAGATGGAAGACATTCATTGCTAACCGAACCTCTGAAATATTAACTGTCCTACCTGCGACATGTTGGAGCTATGTAGAGTCGACGCAAAATCCTGCTGACGTGGCTTCTCGCGGAGCTCCCCCAAGTCAACTCTTGCAATCTGACTTGTGGTGGTCCGGACCTGAAGAACTTCTGAAAAAAGATCTTACATACAAGCAATTAAAGGAGAACACAACAGACCtggaaaagaaaaaagaaaagattaatgTTTTCAAAAATACAATAACAGAAAATGAAGACTTTGATTTACTTCGGAGATATTCAAGTTTAACAAAACTATTACGAGTAACAGCATACATACTACGATTCTTTACCAAGGAAAAACCAAGAGAAATACATCTAACaggaatagaaataaataaagccaGAGAAGTATGTATAAGATTATGTCAAAAAGAAGTGTTTCAAGATGAAATTGAAAGAAtatctacaaataaaaatgttagaaAGGACA CTTTCAAGCGCTTCGTTGCTAGGCGAGGAAAATGCTCAGACATGTGGAGCGATAATGGGACGAATTTAACAGCTGGAAATAAAGAacttagaaaattatttgacaagaGTACCGAAAATTTGCAATCAGAAGTGAAGAACATCCTGGCTAATGATGGTACTACATGGCATCACATACCACCTTCAGCTCCGCACTTCGGTGGCCTGTGGGAGGCTGGGGTGAAGTcaattaaattccacctaaaacgTGTTCTTGGAAATACTACGCTAACATACGAAGAGATGTCTACAGTCACTTCACAGATCGAGGCCTGCTTAAACTCTCGACCAATATCTCCAATGAGTGATGATCCTACAGATTTGTTGCCATTGACCCCTGGTCACTTTCTTCTGGGTGAATCTCCAACTATCGTTCCAGAGGAGAGCTATTTGGATTCAAATATTAATCGACTAACGAGATGGCAGCTAACACAAAGAATGTTCCAGGATTTCTGGAAAAGATGGTCGAGTGAATATTTATCACGGCTGCAACAACGACCTAAATGGATGACCAAACAACCGAATTTTAAGACCGGAGACCTAGTTTTATTAAGAGACGATAGTTTACCACCCTCCAAATGGTCACTAGGAAGAGTAGTAGAAAGCTACCCCGGTGAAGATAATTTAGTGAGAGTGATATCAGTGAAGTGTAAAAATTCAATTGTTAAGAGACCAATTACCAAAGTGTGTTATCTTCCAAATTAG